The region CGGTGGTGCCGACCGCCCCGAGGTCCATCCGCTTGCCGCGCGGCACGTCCTCGTGGACCGCTTCCATGCCCCAGTGGTGACCGCGGCCGGGCGCGTCGGTGGCGCGGGCCAGCGGGGAGCCCATCATCACGGCGTCGGCGCCGCAGGCGATCGCCTTGGGGAGGTCGCCGGACCAGCCCACACCGCCGTCGGCGATGACGTGGACGTAGCGGCCGCCGGACTCGTCCATGTAGTCACGGCGCGCGGCCGCGACGTCGGCGACCGCGGTCGCCATCGGGACCTGGATGCCGAGGACGTTGCGCGTGGTGTGCGCGGCGCCGCCGCCGAAGCCGACCAGGACACCGGCCGCGCCGGTCCGCATCAGGTGCAGCGCCGCGGTGTACGTGGCGCAGCCGCCGACGATGACCGGGACGTCCAGCTCGTAGATGAACTGCTTGAGGTTCAGCGGCTCGGCCGCGGAGGAGACGTGCTCGGCGGAGACCGTCGTGCCGCGGATGACGAAGATGTCGACGCCGGCGTCCACGACGGCCTTGGAGAACTGCGCCGTGCGCTGCGGGGAGAGCGCGGCGGCGGTGACGACGCCCGCGTCGCGCACCTCCTTGATGCGCTGCCCGATCAGCTCTTCCTTGATCGGCGCGGCGTAGATCTCCTGGAGCCGCTTGGTGGCGGCGGGGCCGTCCAGCTCCGCGATCTCGGCGAGCAGCGGCTCCGGGTCCTCGTAGCGGGTCCAGAGACCTTCCAGGTTGAGGACGCCCAGGCCGCCCAGCTCACCGATGCGGATCGCGGTCTGCGGGGAGACCACCGAGTCCATGGGAGCGGCCAGGAACGGCAGCTCGAAACGGTAGGCGTCGATCTGCCAGGCGATCGAGACCTCCTTCGGGTCGCGGGTGCGGCGACTGGGTACGACGGCGATGTCGTCGAATGCGTATGCCCGGCGGCCGCGCTTGCCGCGCCCGATCTCGATCTCAGTCACGTGTGTGGCCTTTCCCTCTACGTCTGCGGTTCCAGTATCCCCGACACACCGAAGCCCGCGGCCGGGGTGCGGCCGCGGGCTTCACGGTAGGGCCGTGCTAGCGACGTGTGTAGTGACACGTCTTTGTGGTCATCCGACCCCCTCGTGTCGAGGGGACCTCAGCGACCCGAGTAGTTGGGCGCCTCGGTCGTCATCTGGATGTCGTGCGGGTGGCTCTCCTTGAGGCCCGCGGAGGTGATGCGGACGAAGTGGCCCTTCTCCTTGAGCTCGGGGATGTCGGCGGAGCCGACGTAGCCCATGGAGGCCCGCAGACCGCCGACGAGCTGGTGGGCGACCGAGGCGAGCGGACCCCGGTAGGGCACCTGGCCCTCGATGCCCTCGGGGACCAGCTTGTCCTCGGACAGGACGTTGTCCTGGAAGTAGCGGTCCTTGGAGAAGGAGCGGGCCTGGCCGCGGGACTGCATCGCGCCCAGCGAGCCCATGCCGCGGTACGACTTGAACTGCTTGCCGTTGATGAAGACCATCTCGCCGGGCGACTCCTCGCAGCCGGCCAGCAGCGAGCCCAGCATGACGGTGTCCGCGCCGGCCGCGATGGCCTTGGCGATGTCGCCGGAGAACTGCAGACCGCCGTCACCGATCAGCGGCACGCCCGCGGCGTTCGCGGCCTGCGCGGCCTCGTAGATCGCGGTGACCTGCGGCACGCCGACGCCGGCGACGACGCGGGTGGTGCAGATGGAGCCGGGGCCGACACCGACCTTGATGCCGTCCGCGCCCGCGTCGATCAGCGCCTGGGCGCCGTCACGGGTGGCGACGTTGCCGCCGACGACATCGACGTTGATGTTGGACTTGACCTTGGCGATCATGTCGAGGATGCCGCGGCTGTGGCCGTGCGCACTGTCGATGACGAGGAAGTCGGCACCGGCCTCGACCAGTGCCTGCGCCCGGTCGTACGCCGCGTCGCCGACGCCCACCGCGGCACCGACGACCAGCCGGCCCTCGGCGTCCTTGGCGGCGTTCGGGTACTTCTCGGCCTTGACGAAGTCCTTGACCGTGATCAGACCCTTGAGCACGCCCGCCTCGTCGACCAGCGGAAGCTTCTCGATCTTGTGGCGGCGCAGCAGCTCGATGGCGTCCTCGCCGGAGATGCCGACCTTGCCGGTGACCAGCGGCATCGGCGTCATGACCTCGCGGACCTGACGGCTGCGGTCCATCTCGAAGGCCATGTCGCGGTTGGTCACGATGCCCAGCAGCTTGCCCGCGGCGTCGGTGACCGGCACTCCGCTGATGCGGAACTTGGCACAGAGCGCGTCGGCGTCGGCGAGCGAGGCGTCCGGGCGGACCGTGATCGGGTCGGTGACCATGCCGGACTCGGAGCGCTTGACCAGGTCGACCTGGTTGGCCTGGTCCTCGATGGACAGGTTGCGGTGCAGTACGCCCGCGCCGCCCTGCCGCGCCATGGCGATGGCCATGCGCGCCTCGGTGACCTTGTCCATCGCCGCGGACAGCAGCGGGATGTTCACCGCGACGTTGCGCGAGACCCGGGAAGCGGTGCTCACCGTGTTCGGCAGCACCTCCGACGCGCCGGGCAGCAGCAGCACGTCGTCGTATGTCAGCCCGAGCATGGCGAATTTGGCGGGCATACCGTCGACGTTGTCACTCATGACACCTTCCCCAATGCTCTTGCCTCAGCGCGGACTCCCATGCTAACGGCCTAAGGAAGTGTCCCAATCCACGAGCGATGAGGGCCTCGTCACTTGTGTATTTCTACGGCGATATTCCGCCGCGTACGCCAGGATCTGCTACTGCTCGGCGAGCGCCCGCAGCCTGCTCAGCGCACGGTGCTGGGCGACCCGCACCGCGCCGGGCGACATCCCCAGCATCTGCCCGGTCTCCTCGGCGGTCAGCCCCACGGCGACCCTCAGCAGCACCAGCTCGCGCTGGTTCTCCGGAAGATTCGCCAGCAGCTTCTTGGCCCACTCGGCGTCGCTGCTGAGCAGCGCCCGCTCCTCGGGGCCGAGGGAGTCGTCCGGCTGCTCGGGCATCTCGTCGGACGGCACGGCCGTGCTGCCCGGATGCCGCATCGCGGCCCGCTGCAGATCGGCGACCTTGTGACCGGCGATGGCGAAGACGAACGCCTCGAAGGGTTTGCCGGTGTCGCGGTAGCGCGGCAGCGCGCAGAGCACCGCGACACACACTTCCTGCGCCAGGTCCTCGACGAAGTGGCGAGCGTCACCCGGCAGTCTCGACAGCCGGGTGCGGCAATAGCGCAGCGCGAGGGGGTGCACATGGGCCAGAAGATCGTGGGTGGCCCGCTGGTCACCCTCGACAGCACGCGCGACGAGAGCGCCGATTTCCTGCTTCCCGTCATCACGCATCGGACCATGGTGCCTTGGCGCCGCACGATCCGCGGCATCAGGTCCGTACTTGTGCACTGAAGCGTTATGCGCGGCAGGTGCGCCGGCTGCTGTCATCTCCTGCGCCCTCCCCTCGTGCCCGACCGACCCGTCCCCGAGGAACTCCATACCTCCAAGGATGCGGCACCGCGCGGGGAATCGGACCGCGGTGGTACGCCGACGGTTGCGGGGCACCCTGTCACCCCGCCCGCCGCAGGGCGGGCGGGGATCTCCACTCCCCCGCATCGCTGCACGTCACAACGCCTTAGCGGACCAGTCCCCAGCGGAAGCCCAGGGCCACCGCATGCGCCCGGTCGGAGGCGCCGAGTTTCTTGAAAAGGCGCCGCGCGTGGGTCTTGACCGTGTCCTCCGACAAGAACAGCTCACGGCCGATCTCGGCGTTCGAACGGCCGTGACTCATGCCCTCCAGTACTTGGATCTCGCGCGCGGTCAGCGTCGGCGCGGCACCCATCTCGGCGGACCGCAGCCGGCGCGGGGCGAGCCGCCACGTCGGGTCGGCGAGCGCCTGGGTCACCGTCGCCCGCAGCTCGGCGCGCGAGGCGTCCTTGTGCAGATAGCCACGGGCTCCGGCGGCGACCGCGAGCGCGACACCGTCCAGATCCTCGGCCACCGTGAGCATGATGATCCGGGCGCCGGGATCGGCGGACAGCAGCCGGCGCACGGTCTCGACACCGCCGAGACCGGGCATCCGTACGTCCATCAAAATCAGATCCGAGCGATCGGCACCCCAGCGGCGGAGGACTTCCTCGCCGTTGGCCGCGGTCGTCACACGCTCGACGCCGGGCACGGTCGCAACCGCCCGACGGAGCGCCTCTCGGGCAAGCGGGGAGTCGTCGCAGACGAGGACGGATGTCA is a window of Streptomyces caniferus DNA encoding:
- a CDS encoding GuaB3 family IMP dehydrogenase-related protein — its product is MTEIEIGRGKRGRRAYAFDDIAVVPSRRTRDPKEVSIAWQIDAYRFELPFLAAPMDSVVSPQTAIRIGELGGLGVLNLEGLWTRYEDPEPLLAEIAELDGPAATKRLQEIYAAPIKEELIGQRIKEVRDAGVVTAAALSPQRTAQFSKAVVDAGVDIFVIRGTTVSAEHVSSAAEPLNLKQFIYELDVPVIVGGCATYTAALHLMRTGAAGVLVGFGGGAAHTTRNVLGIQVPMATAVADVAAARRDYMDESGGRYVHVIADGGVGWSGDLPKAIACGADAVMMGSPLARATDAPGRGHHWGMEAVHEDVPRGKRMDLGAVGTTEEVLLGPSTVPDGSMNFFGALRRAMATTGYSELKEFQRVEVTVAPRR
- the guaB gene encoding IMP dehydrogenase; its protein translation is MSDNVDGMPAKFAMLGLTYDDVLLLPGASEVLPNTVSTASRVSRNVAVNIPLLSAAMDKVTEARMAIAMARQGGAGVLHRNLSIEDQANQVDLVKRSESGMVTDPITVRPDASLADADALCAKFRISGVPVTDAAGKLLGIVTNRDMAFEMDRSRQVREVMTPMPLVTGKVGISGEDAIELLRRHKIEKLPLVDEAGVLKGLITVKDFVKAEKYPNAAKDAEGRLVVGAAVGVGDAAYDRAQALVEAGADFLVIDSAHGHSRGILDMIAKVKSNINVDVVGGNVATRDGAQALIDAGADGIKVGVGPGSICTTRVVAGVGVPQVTAIYEAAQAANAAGVPLIGDGGLQFSGDIAKAIAAGADTVMLGSLLAGCEESPGEMVFINGKQFKSYRGMGSLGAMQSRGQARSFSKDRYFQDNVLSEDKLVPEGIEGQVPYRGPLASVAHQLVGGLRASMGYVGSADIPELKEKGHFVRITSAGLKESHPHDIQMTTEAPNYSGR
- a CDS encoding sigma-70 family RNA polymerase sigma factor encodes the protein MRDDGKQEIGALVARAVEGDQRATHDLLAHVHPLALRYCRTRLSRLPGDARHFVEDLAQEVCVAVLCALPRYRDTGKPFEAFVFAIAGHKVADLQRAAMRHPGSTAVPSDEMPEQPDDSLGPEERALLSSDAEWAKKLLANLPENQRELVLLRVAVGLTAEETGQMLGMSPGAVRVAQHRALSRLRALAEQ
- a CDS encoding response regulator transcription factor, yielding MTSVLVCDDSPLAREALRRAVATVPGVERVTTAANGEEVLRRWGADRSDLILMDVRMPGLGGVETVRRLLSADPGARIIMLTVAEDLDGVALAVAAGARGYLHKDASRAELRATVTQALADPTWRLAPRRLRSAEMGAAPTLTAREIQVLEGMSHGRSNAEIGRELFLSEDTVKTHARRLFKKLGASDRAHAVALGFRWGLVR